One Saccharopolyspora erythraea NRRL 2338 genomic region harbors:
- a CDS encoding DinB family protein produces the protein MPTLVRAVADDRDGLIAFLEEQRASLRRAVHGLDDEQAAARPVPSSELCLGGLVKHVANAERNWVDVVAGRPSPARDWSSEFGMAPEETLADLLTRYRKISDETAAVFAGISDLDRPLDIGPLSALIPSGTERTPRWVLSHLIQETARHAGHADILREALDGSTAADLLQATGTPLFG, from the coding sequence ATGCCGACCCTAGTGCGCGCAGTCGCCGACGACCGCGACGGTCTGATCGCGTTCCTGGAAGAGCAACGCGCGTCGCTGCGCCGTGCCGTGCACGGTCTCGACGACGAGCAGGCTGCCGCCCGTCCGGTGCCGAGCAGCGAACTGTGCCTGGGCGGCCTGGTCAAGCACGTCGCCAACGCCGAGCGCAACTGGGTGGACGTCGTCGCCGGCCGCCCCTCCCCCGCGCGGGACTGGAGCAGCGAGTTCGGCATGGCCCCGGAGGAGACGCTGGCCGACCTGCTGACCAGGTACCGGAAGATCTCCGACGAGACCGCGGCCGTGTTCGCCGGTATCTCCGACCTGGACCGGCCGCTGGACATCGGCCCGCTCAGCGCCCTGATCCCCTCGGGTACCGAGCGGACTCCGCGCTGGGTGCTCTCGCACCTGATCCAGGAGACCGCGCGGCACGCCGGGCACGCCGACATCCTGCGCGAAGCGCTGGACGGCTCGACGGCGGCGGACCTGCTTCAGGCGACCGGTACGCCGTTGTTCGGCTGA
- a CDS encoding pyridoxamine 5'-phosphate oxidase family protein has protein sequence MAVEEPAARLDTRYSVEGAAPTSWARARQVLEDAEVYWLSTVRPDGRPHVTPLLAVWLDAALHFCTGPEERKARNLERNAHCVLTTGRNSLWEGLDVVVEGDAVRVVDDARLRRLADAYESKYGAEWHFDGRDGAFRHPTGGEVLVFEVAPTTAFGFRKGEYSQTRWTF, from the coding sequence ATGGCGGTAGAAGAACCCGCGGCCCGGCTCGACACCCGCTACAGCGTCGAGGGGGCTGCGCCGACGAGTTGGGCGCGAGCACGCCAGGTCCTGGAGGACGCGGAGGTGTACTGGTTGTCGACGGTGCGGCCCGACGGCCGTCCGCACGTCACGCCGCTGCTGGCGGTGTGGCTGGACGCCGCGCTGCACTTCTGCACCGGTCCGGAGGAGCGCAAGGCGCGCAACCTGGAGCGCAACGCCCACTGCGTGCTCACCACTGGCCGCAACTCCCTTTGGGAAGGGCTCGACGTCGTCGTCGAAGGCGACGCGGTGCGAGTCGTCGACGACGCCCGGCTGCGCCGCCTCGCCGACGCGTACGAGTCGAAGTACGGCGCCGAATGGCACTTCGACGGGCGCGACGGCGCGTTCCGGCACCCGACCGGCGGTGAGGTGCTGGTGTTCGAGGTGGCGCCGACGACGGCGTTCGGGTTCCGCAAGGGCGAGTACAGCCAGACCCGCTGGACCTTCTGA
- a CDS encoding serine hydrolase domain-containing protein, whose protein sequence is MGKTVLAIAVLSVAALTAGSASASPVGGGRFDRPWEGFAPASTELRDGDPSDAGLRSKPIDQAVGQIEAWTETVPGREHPMYAGAVGLVVHNGVVVSRSEAGYEVRYADGQGTELPADQWEPVDRDTIFDVASISKLFTSIAVLQQVEAGAVDLDSPVARYLPEFGANGKQTITVRQLLTHTSGLPAEVKLWTLPPQDRIPTVMALQPKSPPGTAYTYSDPNMITLGVLVERVTGDRLDEVVAEGITEPLGMRDTGYNPDRGELRRIAATEFQADPPRGMVRGQAHDENAWSLGGVAGQAGVFSTADDLAILGQTLLNGGAYAGERILGEHSVEQMLTNFNSAFPGNSHGLGFELDQRWYMAGLSGPHTAGHTGYTGTSLVIDPASRSIVVLLTNRVHPSRSWGSNNPARQALAQGLAEAMSVRPVRGSKSWFAPPQGPATLTTDSLGSVTGAAQVTFDAFVDTQMDGDGVDALAVEASGDEGATWQPVPLTATGPGAPEGPQQSLAGAGHRSWWRVQGSVPESSKPLRLRWRYAPDDQYVGRGVNIDGISVADRAGVLLDGERDDERLTPEGWFQTPR, encoded by the coding sequence ATGGGGAAGACGGTACTGGCGATCGCGGTGTTGTCGGTCGCCGCGCTGACCGCGGGCTCGGCTTCGGCTTCCCCGGTGGGTGGTGGTCGCTTCGACCGGCCGTGGGAGGGGTTCGCCCCGGCGAGCACCGAGCTGCGCGACGGCGACCCCTCCGACGCGGGCCTGCGGTCCAAGCCCATCGACCAGGCGGTCGGCCAGATCGAGGCGTGGACCGAGACCGTGCCCGGGCGGGAGCACCCGATGTACGCGGGCGCGGTCGGCCTGGTGGTGCACAACGGTGTCGTGGTGAGCCGCTCGGAGGCCGGGTACGAGGTGCGCTACGCCGACGGGCAGGGCACCGAGCTGCCGGCCGACCAGTGGGAACCGGTGGACCGCGACACGATCTTCGACGTCGCCTCGATCTCGAAGCTGTTCACCTCCATCGCGGTGTTGCAGCAGGTGGAGGCGGGGGCGGTCGACCTGGACTCGCCGGTGGCCCGGTACCTGCCGGAGTTCGGCGCCAACGGCAAGCAGACGATCACCGTCCGCCAGCTGCTCACCCACACCTCGGGCCTGCCCGCCGAGGTCAAGCTGTGGACGCTGCCGCCCCAGGACCGCATTCCGACGGTCATGGCGCTCCAGCCCAAGAGCCCGCCCGGGACCGCCTACACCTACTCCGACCCGAACATGATCACGCTCGGCGTGCTGGTCGAGCGGGTCACCGGTGACCGGCTGGACGAGGTGGTGGCCGAGGGCATCACCGAACCGCTCGGCATGCGCGACACCGGGTACAACCCGGATCGCGGCGAGCTGCGCCGGATCGCCGCGACCGAGTTCCAGGCAGATCCGCCGCGCGGGATGGTGCGCGGCCAGGCGCACGACGAGAACGCGTGGTCGCTCGGCGGCGTCGCCGGTCAGGCCGGGGTGTTCTCCACCGCCGACGACCTGGCGATCCTCGGGCAGACCCTGCTCAACGGGGGCGCCTACGCCGGTGAGCGCATCCTCGGCGAGCACAGCGTCGAGCAGATGCTCACCAACTTCAACAGCGCGTTCCCCGGCAACTCGCACGGCCTCGGCTTCGAGCTGGACCAGCGCTGGTACATGGCCGGGCTCAGCGGCCCGCACACCGCCGGGCACACCGGCTACACCGGGACGTCGCTGGTGATCGACCCCGCTTCGCGCTCGATCGTCGTCCTGCTGACCAACCGGGTGCACCCGTCGCGGTCCTGGGGCTCCAACAACCCGGCCCGCCAGGCGCTCGCGCAGGGGCTCGCCGAGGCCATGTCGGTCCGCCCGGTCCGGGGGTCGAAGTCGTGGTTCGCCCCGCCGCAGGGCCCGGCGACGCTGACGACCGACTCGCTGGGCTCGGTCACCGGGGCGGCCCAGGTGACCTTCGACGCGTTCGTCGACACCCAGATGGACGGCGACGGCGTGGACGCGCTGGCGGTCGAGGCCAGCGGCGACGAGGGCGCGACGTGGCAGCCGGTGCCGCTCACCGCCACCGGCCCGGGAGCGCCCGAGGGCCCGCAGCAGTCGCTGGCGGGGGCCGGCCACCGGTCGTGGTGGCGGGTGCAGGGCTCGGTGCCGGAGTCGTCCAAGCCGCTGCGGCTGCGCTGGCGCTACGCGCCGGACGACCAGTACGTCGGGCGCGGGGTCAACATCGACGGCATCTCGGTGGCCGACCGCGCCGGTGTGCTGCTCGACGGCGAACGCGACGACGAGCGGCTGACGCCCGAGGGCTGGTTCCAGACGCCGCGCTAG
- a CDS encoding PPOX class F420-dependent oxidoreductase: protein MAVIPQDREDILNKRAFAHVATIGPRGEPQSSPVWIGWDGTHIKFSQTKTRQKYRNLQRDARISMSLHDPDQPYRYLEVRGEVVRVEDDQDDAFINSMAKKYLGEDTYPWARPGEERIVLYVEPRHCTKQ, encoded by the coding sequence ATGGCCGTGATCCCGCAGGACCGCGAGGACATCCTCAACAAGCGGGCGTTCGCCCACGTGGCCACGATCGGGCCGCGCGGCGAACCGCAGTCCAGTCCGGTGTGGATCGGGTGGGACGGCACCCACATCAAGTTCAGCCAGACCAAGACCCGGCAGAAGTACCGCAACCTGCAGCGGGACGCCCGGATCTCGATGTCCTTGCACGACCCCGACCAGCCCTACCGCTACCTGGAGGTGCGCGGTGAGGTCGTCCGGGTCGAGGACGACCAGGACGACGCGTTCATCAACAGCATGGCCAAGAAGTACCTCGGCGAGGACACCTACCCCTGGGCCCGGCCCGGCGAGGAGCGCATCGTCCTCTACGTCGAGCCGCGGCACTGCACCAAGCAGTGA
- a CDS encoding ESX secretion-associated protein EspG, producing the protein MSERWRLPPLWFELCWEVGGFGDRPIPVGGSTDEWTPQERVVLRQRALAGMRAAGLLSGDVLAPALAQALAQIARPCLWIDGAWLPVAGSPPARLLSVVAGSGTVLLVSGGADAQDVDISVHPRTSISAAAARGIPQAPPGLRAFVSVPASAFEPWEEDSESVGGGPGDAGGGGPGSEPTLREMIDAPHFREGRFTANLRARSGRTHRSQPLNWFDAFQPDGRYRLRHGLGRRNELGLTPLSPADITHALDRRIAAVVRAGG; encoded by the coding sequence GTGTCCGAGCGATGGCGCCTGCCACCGCTGTGGTTCGAACTGTGCTGGGAGGTCGGCGGATTCGGCGACCGCCCGATCCCGGTCGGCGGCTCCACCGACGAGTGGACGCCGCAGGAGCGGGTGGTGCTCCGGCAGCGTGCGCTGGCCGGGATGCGCGCCGCCGGTCTGCTGTCGGGGGACGTGCTGGCGCCCGCCCTGGCACAGGCACTCGCGCAGATCGCCAGGCCGTGCCTGTGGATCGACGGCGCGTGGCTGCCCGTCGCGGGCAGTCCGCCCGCCAGGCTGCTGTCGGTCGTCGCGGGCAGCGGAACGGTCCTGCTGGTGAGCGGCGGGGCCGACGCGCAGGATGTCGACATCTCCGTGCACCCGCGCACGTCGATCTCTGCCGCCGCGGCGCGGGGCATCCCGCAGGCGCCGCCAGGACTGCGCGCGTTCGTGTCCGTCCCGGCGAGCGCTTTCGAGCCGTGGGAGGAGGACTCGGAGAGCGTTGGTGGTGGTCCAGGCGATGCCGGCGGTGGCGGTCCCGGCTCGGAGCCGACGCTGCGGGAGATGATCGACGCGCCGCACTTCCGCGAGGGCCGGTTCACCGCGAACCTGCGCGCCCGCAGCGGCCGAACGCACCGCTCGCAGCCGCTCAACTGGTTCGACGCCTTCCAGCCCGACGGCCGCTACCGCCTGCGGCACGGACTCGGCCGCCGCAACGAACTCGGGCTCACACCGCTGAGCCCGGCCGACATCACCCACGCCCTCGACCGGCGCATCGCCGCCGTCGTCCGGGCGGGCGGCTAG
- a CDS encoding alpha/beta fold hydrolase, which translates to MSHTFVLVHGSNCNSFTWAPMQRELALLGHRSLAVDLPGHGFAAGWHPSYQAPQDPAALASAPSGQAGRTVAECVEHVVEVVRRAAAHGPVTLVGHSRGGLTLTGVGNAVPELVDRLVYVSAWCCVDSTVAEYVASPENADSVLGEAAGVMVGDIAALGAIRMNWRTADAGLLATLKTAMLADGTDEEFLAFLNTLEPDESLDAGGIGVQADAATWGRVPRSYVRLTRDRSLPVALQDRFIAEADALTPGNPFDVHSVEGSHVGFLVHPQEVAGILAELAA; encoded by the coding sequence GTGAGCCACACCTTCGTGCTCGTGCACGGTTCCAACTGCAACTCGTTCACCTGGGCCCCGATGCAGCGGGAGCTGGCCCTGCTCGGACATCGCAGCCTCGCCGTCGACCTGCCCGGCCACGGCTTCGCGGCGGGCTGGCACCCGTCCTACCAGGCACCGCAGGATCCGGCCGCGCTGGCGAGCGCACCGTCGGGGCAGGCGGGCCGGACTGTGGCCGAGTGCGTCGAGCACGTAGTCGAGGTCGTGCGCCGGGCGGCGGCGCACGGGCCGGTGACGCTGGTCGGGCACAGCCGCGGCGGACTGACGCTCACCGGCGTCGGCAACGCCGTCCCGGAACTCGTCGACCGGCTCGTCTACGTCTCGGCCTGGTGCTGCGTGGACAGCACGGTGGCCGAGTACGTGGCGTCGCCGGAGAACGCCGACAGCGTCCTCGGCGAAGCCGCGGGCGTGATGGTCGGCGACATCGCCGCGCTCGGCGCCATCCGGATGAACTGGCGCACCGCGGACGCGGGGCTCCTGGCTACGCTGAAGACGGCGATGCTCGCCGACGGCACCGACGAGGAGTTCCTGGCTTTTCTCAACACCCTGGAACCCGACGAGTCCCTCGACGCGGGCGGCATCGGCGTCCAGGCCGACGCCGCGACCTGGGGCCGGGTCCCGCGCAGCTACGTCAGGCTCACCCGGGACCGGTCGCTCCCGGTCGCGCTCCAGGACCGCTTCATCGCCGAAGCCGACGCGCTGACCCCCGGCAACCCGTTCGACGTGCACTCGGTCGAGGGCAGCCACGTCGGGTTCCTCGTGCACCCGCAGGAGGTGGCGGGCATCCTCGCCGAGCTCGCGGCGTAG
- the murQ gene encoding N-acetylmuramic acid 6-phosphate etherase: protein MRDTERAVRVESPTERSNPRTKDIDLLPTLDILHLLNSEDRTVPAAVGRALPELARAVDMAVSALRGGGRVHYVGAGTSGRLAVLDAAELIPTFNVPPNWFVAHQAGGAGAFQRAVENAEDNADAGAATIEAEATGADFVLGLAASGRTPFVMGALDAARRMGAGTGLVSANPESAASSPAEVVIAVDTGPEPITGSTRMKAGTAQKLVLTSFSTSVMIRLGRTYSNLMVSMLATNAKLRGRTISILREATNAPEADCEAALTAADGDLKTALVHLLTGVDVERASAALAVSDGHVREAMRSLNA from the coding sequence ATGAGGGACACCGAGCGCGCGGTGCGGGTCGAATCCCCGACCGAACGGTCCAACCCCAGGACCAAGGACATCGACCTGCTGCCCACGCTCGACATCCTGCACCTGCTGAACTCCGAGGACCGCACCGTCCCGGCGGCCGTGGGCCGGGCGCTGCCGGAGCTGGCGCGCGCCGTCGACATGGCCGTCAGCGCGCTGCGCGGCGGCGGGCGCGTGCACTACGTCGGCGCGGGCACCTCCGGGCGGCTGGCGGTCCTCGACGCCGCCGAGCTCATCCCCACCTTCAACGTGCCGCCGAACTGGTTCGTCGCGCACCAGGCAGGCGGTGCCGGCGCGTTCCAGCGGGCAGTAGAGAACGCCGAGGACAACGCCGACGCGGGCGCCGCGACGATCGAGGCCGAGGCCACCGGCGCCGACTTCGTGCTCGGCCTGGCGGCCTCGGGCCGCACCCCGTTCGTCATGGGCGCGCTCGACGCGGCGCGGCGGATGGGCGCGGGCACCGGTCTGGTCTCGGCCAACCCCGAGTCCGCAGCGAGCTCCCCGGCCGAGGTGGTGATCGCCGTCGACACCGGCCCGGAACCGATCACCGGCTCGACCAGGATGAAGGCGGGCACCGCGCAGAAGCTGGTGCTCACGTCGTTCTCGACCTCGGTGATGATCCGGCTCGGCCGCACCTACTCCAACCTGATGGTGAGCATGCTCGCCACGAACGCGAAGCTGCGCGGGCGCACGATCAGCATCCTGCGGGAGGCCACCAACGCCCCGGAAGCCGACTGCGAGGCGGCGCTGACCGCCGCCGACGGCGACCTCAAGACCGCGCTGGTGCACCTGCTGACGGGGGTCGACGTCGAGCGCGCCTCGGCCGCGCTCGCGGTCTCCGACGGTCACGTGCGCGAGGCGATGAGGTCGCTCAACGCGTGA
- a CDS encoding exo-beta-N-acetylmuramidase NamZ family protein gives MDRRSFLTTSALSASMLGLTTGAACAAPPTPAPNRSGVLTGADVLAAENWRPITGRRIGVVTNPTGVLGSMQHVVDAMHAGGDVDVVAVFGPEHGFRGTSQAGGSEGDYADPRTGLPVYDAYGADADKLAGMFRKAGVEQVVFDIADVGVRFYTYIWSMYIAMQAAAKVGASFLVLDRPNPIGGTQVAGPQLDPRFASGVGLLPIVLQHGMTVGELARMFAREHLPGTPEPEVVKVQRWHGRSPGTGLPWIPPSPNMPTPDTAMVYPGTGLFEGTTWSEGRGTTRPFEIIGAPGVDWRWADELNAAGIPGVRFRETYFVPTFSKHTGVTCGGVQIYRDGEIDSILVAVTMIVTARKLYPFAWREDGMIDKLFGSDRLRTMVDAGADVREIVGSWQDELAEFRRRREAYLLYS, from the coding sequence ATGGATCGCCGCAGCTTCCTCACCACCTCCGCGCTGTCGGCGTCGATGCTCGGGCTCACCACCGGCGCCGCCTGCGCCGCGCCACCGACCCCGGCGCCGAACCGCTCCGGGGTGCTGACCGGCGCCGACGTGCTGGCCGCCGAGAACTGGCGGCCGATCACCGGCCGCCGCATCGGCGTGGTGACCAACCCGACCGGCGTGCTGGGCTCGATGCAGCACGTCGTCGACGCCATGCACGCCGGCGGTGACGTCGACGTCGTCGCGGTGTTCGGCCCCGAGCACGGCTTCCGCGGCACGTCGCAGGCCGGCGGGTCAGAGGGCGACTACGCCGACCCCCGCACCGGCCTGCCGGTGTACGACGCCTACGGCGCCGACGCCGACAAGCTGGCCGGGATGTTCCGCAAGGCCGGGGTCGAGCAGGTGGTGTTCGACATCGCCGACGTCGGGGTGCGCTTCTACACCTACATCTGGTCGATGTACATCGCGATGCAGGCCGCCGCGAAGGTCGGGGCGTCGTTCCTGGTCCTGGACCGGCCGAACCCGATCGGCGGCACGCAGGTCGCCGGTCCGCAGCTCGACCCGCGCTTCGCCTCTGGCGTCGGGCTCCTGCCGATCGTGCTCCAGCACGGCATGACCGTCGGCGAGCTGGCCAGGATGTTCGCCAGGGAGCACCTGCCCGGAACGCCGGAGCCCGAGGTCGTGAAGGTGCAGCGCTGGCACGGCCGCAGTCCCGGAACCGGGCTGCCGTGGATTCCGCCGAGCCCGAACATGCCGACTCCGGACACGGCCATGGTCTACCCCGGCACCGGCCTGTTCGAGGGCACGACGTGGTCCGAGGGTCGCGGCACGACGCGGCCGTTCGAGATCATCGGGGCTCCCGGCGTGGACTGGCGGTGGGCCGACGAGCTCAACGCCGCGGGCATCCCGGGCGTGCGGTTCCGCGAGACCTACTTCGTGCCGACGTTCTCCAAGCACACCGGGGTGACGTGCGGAGGTGTGCAGATCTACCGCGACGGCGAGATCGACTCGATCCTCGTCGCCGTGACCATGATCGTCACCGCCAGGAAGCTCTACCCGTTCGCCTGGCGCGAGGACGGGATGATCGACAAGTTGTTCGGATCCGACCGGTTGCGCACGATGGTGGACGCGGGTGCGGACGTGCGCGAGATCGTCGGGTCGTGGCAGGACGAGCTGGCGGAGTTCCGCCGCCGGCGCGAGGCTTATCTCCTCTACAGCTGA
- a CDS encoding YybH family protein, which produces MTTDHDNRTAPFRADDPAQHAAAYVAAFNSGDREALDQVYEDAAVLVPVPGHPVTGAERAAAAEHLLGLGLPIQAAPRHVYVAGDIALLIVDWSIRGTAPDGTEVDMAGTATDVARRGADGRWRYVIDNPHGTAWRTFARSAIPEPEGSFSCSPGWGGGGRGSRCGPRRSGRGCRRSSAAAGRPHRPGRS; this is translated from the coding sequence ATGACGACTGATCATGACAACCGCACGGCGCCTTTCCGCGCCGACGATCCCGCCCAGCACGCCGCGGCCTACGTCGCGGCTTTCAACAGCGGCGACCGCGAAGCACTCGACCAGGTCTACGAGGACGCGGCGGTGCTCGTGCCGGTGCCGGGCCATCCCGTGACCGGCGCGGAACGGGCTGCCGCCGCCGAACACCTGCTCGGGCTCGGACTGCCCATCCAGGCCGCGCCCCGGCACGTCTACGTGGCGGGCGACATCGCCCTGCTCATCGTCGACTGGTCGATCCGCGGCACCGCGCCGGACGGCACCGAGGTCGACATGGCGGGCACCGCCACCGACGTCGCCCGCAGGGGCGCGGACGGCCGGTGGCGCTACGTCATCGACAACCCGCACGGCACCGCGTGGCGGACGTTCGCGAGGTCGGCGATCCCGGAGCCGGAAGGCTCCTTCAGTTGCTCTCCGGGCTGGGGAGGTGGGGGCCGAGGTAGCCGATGTGGACCTCGCCGGTCGGGCCGCGGGTGTCGTCGAAGTAGTGCAGCCGCGGGGCGACCCCACCGCCCCGGTCGATCTTGA
- a CDS encoding SRPBCC family protein, which produces MDPAPFRTDVSLHRNGTGRPTLRFERHYRHPKEQVWRALTEEAELAAWFPCAARIDATPGGTATFTFPGAPPQSGEVLAAEPPRSLDFTWHGETLRWRLADAPGGCLLRLDIENQDPAHAAQSAAGYDLCLDQLATLLDAGSVRRVEMPPPREIVQHYADAFSVPDA; this is translated from the coding sequence GTGGATCCCGCACCCTTCCGCACCGACGTGAGCCTGCACCGCAACGGCACCGGGCGCCCGACGCTGCGCTTCGAACGCCACTACCGCCACCCGAAGGAGCAGGTGTGGCGGGCGCTCACCGAGGAAGCCGAGCTCGCCGCCTGGTTCCCCTGCGCCGCGCGCATCGACGCGACGCCGGGTGGCACCGCGACGTTCACCTTCCCGGGTGCCCCGCCCCAGTCCGGCGAGGTGCTGGCGGCGGAGCCGCCGCGCTCGCTGGACTTCACCTGGCACGGCGAAACGCTGCGGTGGCGGCTGGCCGACGCTCCGGGCGGATGCCTGCTGCGGCTGGACATCGAGAACCAGGACCCCGCCCACGCCGCCCAGTCGGCCGCCGGGTACGACCTGTGCCTCGACCAGCTCGCCACGCTGCTCGACGCGGGGTCGGTCCGGCGCGTCGAGATGCCCCCGCCGCGGGAAATCGTCCAGCACTACGCGGACGCGTTCTCCGTGCCGGATGCCTGA
- a CDS encoding MurR/RpiR family transcriptional regulator, whose product MVTDDTLPESGEASPLIRIRSLLPGLARAEQRVANIVLADPASVARRSITEVAEAAGTSETTVTRFCKAIGVGGYPDLRIALAADTARTSSRDRDLGSDIGPEDDVRKIIEKVSYADAKAVEETADQLDAETLRSLVDAVARARRIDVYGVGASAFVALDLQQKLHRIGLTCFAWSDTHNALTSAAVLREGDVAIGISHTGATTETVEALQEAGKRGATTAALTNFARSPITEVADHVLTTAVRETTYRSGAMASRIGQLTVIDCLFIGVAQRHLDQTKAALEATYEAVGAHRLGARPDRRRQKEDGR is encoded by the coding sequence ATGGTCACCGACGACACCCTTCCCGAGTCCGGCGAAGCCAGCCCGCTGATCCGGATCCGCTCGCTGCTCCCCGGCCTGGCCCGCGCCGAGCAGCGGGTGGCCAACATCGTGCTGGCCGACCCGGCGTCGGTCGCCCGCCGCAGCATCACCGAGGTGGCCGAAGCCGCGGGCACCAGTGAGACCACGGTCACCCGCTTCTGCAAGGCAATCGGGGTGGGCGGCTACCCCGACCTGCGCATCGCGCTGGCCGCCGACACCGCCCGCACCTCCAGCCGCGACCGCGACCTCGGCAGCGACATCGGGCCGGAGGACGACGTCCGCAAGATCATCGAGAAGGTGTCCTACGCCGACGCCAAGGCCGTCGAGGAGACCGCCGACCAGCTCGACGCCGAGACGCTGCGCAGCCTCGTCGACGCCGTCGCCCGGGCGCGGCGCATCGACGTCTACGGCGTGGGCGCCAGCGCCTTCGTCGCGCTGGACCTCCAGCAGAAGCTGCACCGCATCGGGCTGACCTGCTTCGCGTGGTCGGACACCCACAACGCGCTGACCTCGGCGGCCGTGCTGCGCGAGGGCGACGTCGCGATCGGCATCTCGCACACCGGTGCGACCACCGAGACCGTCGAGGCGCTGCAGGAGGCCGGCAAGCGCGGTGCCACCACGGCCGCGCTGACCAACTTCGCCCGCTCGCCCATCACGGAGGTGGCCGACCACGTGCTGACCACCGCCGTGCGGGAGACGACCTACCGCTCCGGCGCGATGGCCAGCCGGATCGGGCAGCTCACCGTGATCGACTGCCTGTTCATCGGGGTCGCCCAGCGCCACCTCGACCAGACCAAGGCAGCGCTGGAAGCCACCTACGAAGCGGTCGGCGCACATCGCCTCGGCGCCCGCCCTGACCGTCGCCGGCAGAAGGAGGATGGTCGATGA